In Stenotrophomonas sp. ASS1, the following proteins share a genomic window:
- a CDS encoding heme biosynthesis HemY N-terminal domain-containing protein yields the protein MKPLQSLVVLLLAVAIGVVAAQWLGADDLNRFGEVTLRYGGYDYHSNLPKVALLSVIAVLVLWLLWSLIAAPFRAWGRYRRKQGRVRLIDGLQAYEHGQWQRAEKLLDGAAKDPEVSAVALANAVRSAQARADGPAGEALLQRLGESDATLQALLRAEQLLARDLPVDAINALDVATIQPLPPRGLWLRTEALAQAGRAHEAYGQLGALRQSKVLPADANSELEARLAAQALLEAADVNALAAQWEATPKALRPTPDVVGAYASRAVALNWDEPALLALEQALDQRWDDELVALYGRLPAERLATRQANLARWRNVHDSSAALRLAQGRVALAQQQWDAADAFLHEAIAAGAGAPAWEALGELFAQRGEHALAAQCLANALRLQRGEDSVELVRGTEAPLRATVEEQPVTVQPPVYDANEERDEFGNPRLP from the coding sequence ATGAAACCCCTGCAATCCCTGGTCGTGCTGTTGCTGGCCGTGGCCATCGGCGTGGTGGCCGCGCAATGGCTCGGCGCCGATGACCTCAACCGCTTCGGCGAAGTGACCCTGCGCTACGGCGGCTACGACTACCACAGCAACCTGCCCAAGGTGGCACTGCTGTCGGTGATCGCGGTGCTGGTGCTGTGGCTGCTGTGGAGCCTGATCGCTGCACCGTTCCGCGCCTGGGGCCGCTACCGCCGCAAGCAGGGCCGGGTGCGCCTGATCGACGGCCTGCAGGCCTATGAGCACGGCCAGTGGCAGCGCGCGGAAAAGCTGCTGGATGGTGCCGCCAAGGATCCGGAAGTGAGCGCGGTGGCGCTGGCCAATGCCGTGCGCAGTGCGCAGGCACGTGCCGACGGCCCCGCCGGTGAAGCCCTGCTGCAGCGCCTGGGCGAGAGCGATGCCACCCTGCAGGCGCTTCTGCGCGCCGAACAGCTGCTGGCGCGCGATCTGCCGGTGGATGCGATCAACGCGTTGGATGTGGCGACGATCCAGCCGCTGCCGCCGCGCGGCCTGTGGCTGCGTACCGAAGCGCTGGCACAGGCCGGCCGCGCCCACGAGGCGTATGGCCAGCTGGGTGCACTGCGCCAGAGCAAGGTGCTGCCGGCCGACGCCAACAGCGAACTGGAAGCACGCCTGGCCGCACAGGCGCTGCTGGAAGCAGCCGACGTCAATGCGCTGGCCGCGCAGTGGGAAGCCACGCCGAAGGCGCTGCGGCCAACCCCGGACGTGGTGGGTGCGTATGCCAGCCGTGCGGTTGCATTGAACTGGGACGAACCGGCGCTGCTGGCGTTGGAACAGGCACTGGACCAGCGTTGGGATGACGAACTGGTGGCGCTGTATGGCCGCCTGCCGGCCGAGCGCCTGGCCACGCGTCAGGCCAACCTCGCGCGCTGGCGCAACGTGCACGACAGCTCGGCTGCGCTGCGCCTGGCACAGGGCCGCGTGGCCCTGGCCCAGCAGCAGTGGGATGCCGCCGATGCGTTCCTGCACGAGGCCATCGCCGCGGGCGCCGGTGCCCCGGCGTGGGAGGCACTGGGTGAGCTGTTCGCACAGCGTGGCGAGCACGCGCTGGCTGCGCAGTGCCTGGCCAATGCGCTGCGACTGCAGCGTGGCGAGGACAGCGTGGAACTGGTGCGCGGCACCGAAGCGCCGCTGCGTGCCACGGTGGAGGAGCAGCCGGTTACGGTGCAGCCGCCGGTGTATGACGCCAACGAAGAGCGCGACGAATTCGGCAATCCACGGTTGCCGTGA
- a CDS encoding uroporphyrinogen-III C-methyltransferase, protein MNETPPVSPPRRPVRWLLPLAGVVVLGVGGYAGWYVWQQQQNEQEAQAQTTAVQLQGLQATLDALRRDQRATSQRLQDAATTNRVLRDEMLGLSQRSALLEENLAKLADSANQGRQAVQRDEAELLLTQAAQRLNYADDVEGARRLYAQAATALADLPDSDGLNLRQALVQERDALDALGTGPRVQSLQRLDALAKALQGLPSQVTGGTAPGAGKPWWQATLAPFVDITPSRQNGPLTAAERRNADDALQLELTLARAAIERGDRTGRDTALARVEHWAQRRWPDSPALRAQRAELKALRELPLQASNSVLGSTLQQLRTQTDRR, encoded by the coding sequence ATGAACGAGACTCCGCCCGTTTCCCCGCCCCGTCGACCCGTGCGCTGGCTGCTGCCGCTGGCCGGGGTGGTCGTGCTTGGCGTGGGCGGCTATGCCGGCTGGTACGTCTGGCAGCAGCAACAAAACGAACAGGAAGCGCAGGCGCAGACCACGGCCGTACAGCTGCAGGGCCTGCAGGCGACGCTGGATGCATTGCGCCGCGACCAGCGCGCAACCAGCCAGCGCCTGCAGGATGCGGCGACCACCAACCGCGTGCTGCGCGACGAGATGCTGGGCCTTTCCCAGCGCAGTGCGCTGCTGGAAGAGAACCTGGCCAAGCTGGCCGACAGCGCCAACCAGGGGCGTCAGGCGGTACAGCGCGATGAGGCCGAACTGCTGCTGACCCAGGCGGCGCAACGCCTGAACTACGCCGACGACGTGGAAGGCGCACGCCGCCTGTATGCACAGGCCGCCACCGCGCTAGCCGATCTGCCCGACAGCGACGGCCTGAACCTGCGCCAGGCACTGGTACAGGAACGCGATGCACTGGATGCGCTGGGCACCGGCCCGCGCGTGCAATCGCTGCAACGCCTGGATGCCCTGGCCAAGGCCCTGCAGGGCCTGCCCTCGCAGGTGACGGGTGGCACCGCGCCCGGCGCCGGCAAGCCTTGGTGGCAGGCCACGCTGGCTCCGTTCGTGGATATCACCCCGAGCCGCCAGAATGGCCCGCTGACCGCCGCCGAACGCCGCAATGCCGACGATGCGCTGCAACTGGAACTGACCCTGGCGCGTGCCGCAATCGAACGTGGCGACCGCACCGGTCGCGATACCGCGTTGGCGCGCGTGGAACACTGGGCACAGCGGCGTTGGCCGGATTCACCGGCCCTGCGCGCGCAACGTGCTGAACTGAAGGCCTTGCGCGAGCTTCCGCTGCAGGCCAGCAACAGCGTTCTTGGCAGCACCCTGCAGCAACTGCGCACCCAGACCGACCGGAGGTAA
- a CDS encoding uroporphyrinogen-III synthase: MQAMADHTIPTGAAGSEPGWTFISLRPQGQNSALRRAVAGLGGHVLALPPWRLQRLNGTPVVHQLQRALNCDRVVFTSPAAVTAAATLLPLAEAQRSPWLTVGEGTARALRAQGVAEVHAPQRMDSEGLLALPVLADVRGLRIGLVTAPGGRGLIAAQLQAAGGSIERADVYQRRLLRLSPRTLARLAHSAYPWVLAVSSGEALLHFWQQLPPALQQRCQAHATAVVASERLGEQAHALGLQRVVRAAGPTTAQLVAAAHATLTVPAAN; the protein is encoded by the coding sequence ATGCAGGCAATGGCCGACCATACGATACCCACTGGCGCCGCCGGTTCCGAGCCGGGCTGGACCTTCATTTCGCTGCGACCGCAGGGCCAGAATTCCGCGCTGCGCCGCGCCGTTGCTGGGCTGGGCGGGCATGTGCTGGCCCTGCCACCCTGGCGCCTGCAGCGCCTGAACGGCACGCCAGTGGTGCACCAGCTGCAACGCGCGCTGAACTGCGATCGGGTGGTGTTCACCAGCCCGGCCGCCGTTACCGCAGCCGCCACCCTGTTGCCACTGGCCGAGGCACAACGCAGCCCGTGGCTGACCGTGGGCGAAGGCACCGCGCGCGCGCTGCGGGCGCAGGGTGTCGCCGAGGTGCATGCGCCGCAGCGGATGGACAGCGAGGGCCTGCTGGCGCTGCCGGTACTGGCGGACGTACGCGGCCTGCGCATCGGGCTGGTGACCGCCCCCGGCGGGCGCGGCCTGATTGCTGCGCAACTGCAGGCGGCCGGCGGCAGCATCGAGCGCGCCGATGTCTATCAGCGTCGCCTGCTGCGCCTGTCGCCACGCACGCTGGCTCGATTGGCGCATTCAGCGTATCCGTGGGTGCTGGCGGTCAGCAGTGGTGAGGCGTTGCTGCATTTCTGGCAGCAGCTTCCGCCGGCATTGCAGCAACGCTGTCAGGCACATGCCACCGCCGTCGTGGCCAGCGAACGGCTGGGCGAACAGGCGCACGCATTGGGGCTGCAGCGCGTGGTGCGCGCGGCCGGGCCCACCACCGCGCAGCTGGTGGCGGCTGCACACGCCACGCTCACCGTCCCGGCAGCGAACTGA
- a CDS encoding YiiD C-terminal domain-containing protein, producing MSVDALTSSLAALQDVLDCMPAVRAMQIQLDGYADGVLRITAPLAANVNDKGNAFGGSLASVLTLSGWALVSLRLRLAGHDAEVYVADSNLRYLAPVYEDLHAHAEAAEATGWDAFLNTFRQRRKARISIIATQPGADGKPAAEFSGRFVAFAKG from the coding sequence ATGTCCGTTGATGCTCTGACTTCCTCGCTGGCCGCCCTGCAGGACGTGCTTGACTGCATGCCGGCGGTCCGCGCCATGCAGATCCAGCTCGACGGCTATGCCGATGGCGTGCTGCGCATCACCGCGCCGCTGGCCGCCAACGTCAATGACAAGGGCAACGCCTTCGGTGGCAGCCTGGCCTCGGTGCTGACCCTGTCCGGCTGGGCACTGGTCAGCCTGCGCCTGCGCCTGGCCGGCCACGATGCCGAGGTCTACGTGGCCGACAGCAACCTGCGCTACCTGGCACCGGTCTACGAAGACCTGCACGCCCATGCCGAAGCGGCCGAGGCCACTGGCTGGGATGCCTTCCTGAACACCTTCCGCCAGCGCCGCAAGGCCCGCATCAGCATCATCGCCACCCAGCCCGGTGCCGATGGCAAGCCCGCCGCCGAGTTCAGTGGTCGCTTCGTTGCCTTCGCCAAAGGGTAG
- a CDS encoding rhodanese-like domain-containing protein — MNYEELLAFAGRNPMLSAALVGLTVAIIVTEIRRLFRGFKGIKPAELTQLINAGGTVVVDLSASGDFEKGHIAGSRNAQASAFGPDNKLVANAKQSPVVLVCRSGNASETAAKALKKAGFEKVYVLDGGIPAWQQAELPLVKGRN, encoded by the coding sequence GTGAATTACGAAGAGTTGCTGGCCTTTGCAGGCCGAAACCCGATGCTGTCCGCGGCCCTGGTCGGCCTGACCGTGGCCATCATCGTCACCGAGATCCGCCGCCTGTTCCGGGGCTTCAAGGGCATCAAGCCCGCCGAACTGACCCAGCTGATCAACGCGGGTGGCACGGTGGTGGTCGACCTGTCGGCCAGCGGTGACTTCGAGAAGGGCCACATTGCCGGCAGCCGCAATGCCCAGGCCAGTGCCTTCGGCCCGGACAACAAGCTGGTGGCCAACGCCAAGCAGTCGCCGGTGGTGCTGGTGTGCCGCAGCGGCAACGCCTCGGAAACCGCCGCCAAGGCGCTGAAGAAGGCCGGCTTCGAAAAGGTCTACGTGCTCGACGGCGGCATTCCCGCCTGGCAGCAGGCCGAGCTGCCGCTGGTCAAGGGCCGCAACTGA
- the secB gene encoding protein-export chaperone SecB, with amino-acid sequence MSEEITNGAAAPVDAATGPAFTVEKIYVKDVSFESPNAPTIFNDQVQPELQLNLNQQVQRLGENAFEVVLAVTLTCQAGERTAYVAEVKQAGVFGLVGLDPQSIDVLLGTQCPNILFPYVRQLISDLIQAGGFPPFFLQPINFEGLYAETLRQRQEQGDAPSLADSEPAGNA; translated from the coding sequence ATGTCCGAAGAGATCACCAACGGCGCCGCTGCGCCGGTCGATGCCGCCACCGGCCCTGCTTTCACCGTCGAGAAGATCTACGTCAAGGACGTCTCCTTCGAGTCGCCGAACGCTCCGACCATCTTCAATGACCAGGTGCAGCCGGAACTGCAGCTCAACCTGAACCAGCAGGTGCAGCGCCTGGGCGAGAACGCCTTCGAAGTCGTGCTGGCCGTGACCCTGACCTGCCAGGCCGGTGAGCGCACCGCCTACGTGGCCGAAGTGAAGCAGGCCGGCGTGTTCGGCCTGGTCGGCCTGGACCCGCAGTCGATCGACGTGCTGCTCGGCACCCAGTGCCCGAACATCCTGTTCCCGTACGTGCGCCAGCTGATCAGCGACCTGATCCAGGCCGGCGGCTTCCCGCCGTTCTTCCTGCAGCCGATCAACTTCGAAGGCCTGTACGCAGAAACCCTGCGCCAGCGCCAGGAGCAGGGCGACGCACCGTCGCTGGCTGACTCCGAGCCGGCTGGCAACGCCTGA
- a CDS encoding NAD(P)H-dependent glycerol-3-phosphate dehydrogenase → MSTTADKIAVLGAGSWGTALASLLARHGHPTVLWGRDAAVVEAIDQRHENPRYLPGIPLPDSLRATTDLASAVEGAAWILVVTPSHAFGETVRALAPLRPAGAGVAWATKGFEPGSGRFLHEVAREVLGEDVPLAVVTGPSFAKEVTQGLPTAITVHGDVPEFAQTVAEAMHGPAFRAYTGDDMVGAELGGAMKNVLAVATGVADGMQLGLNARAGLITRGLNEMLRLAAAIGAKPETLMGLAGLGDLVLTCTGDLSRNRRLGLALGRGQTLQDAVREIGQVVESVQTADEVMRQARRHGIDLPISDRVRAVLHGEQTPEEGLRALLAREQKPEYPDTLFK, encoded by the coding sequence ATGAGCACTACCGCTGACAAGATCGCCGTGCTTGGCGCCGGTTCCTGGGGAACCGCGCTGGCCAGCCTGCTCGCACGGCACGGTCACCCGACCGTGCTGTGGGGGCGCGACGCTGCCGTGGTCGAGGCCATCGACCAGCGCCACGAGAACCCGCGCTACCTGCCGGGCATCCCGCTGCCGGACAGCCTGCGTGCCACCACCGACCTGGCGTCGGCAGTGGAGGGCGCCGCCTGGATCCTGGTGGTCACCCCGTCGCATGCCTTCGGTGAAACCGTGCGTGCGCTGGCGCCGCTGCGTCCGGCCGGTGCCGGCGTGGCCTGGGCCACCAAGGGCTTCGAACCTGGTTCGGGCCGCTTCCTGCATGAAGTGGCGCGCGAAGTGCTGGGTGAGGACGTGCCGCTGGCCGTCGTCACCGGTCCGTCGTTCGCCAAGGAAGTGACCCAGGGCCTGCCGACCGCGATCACCGTGCACGGCGACGTGCCCGAGTTCGCGCAGACGGTGGCCGAGGCGATGCATGGCCCGGCGTTCCGCGCCTACACCGGCGACGACATGGTCGGTGCCGAGCTGGGCGGCGCGATGAAGAACGTGCTGGCCGTGGCTACCGGTGTGGCCGACGGCATGCAGCTGGGCCTCAACGCCCGTGCCGGCCTGATCACCCGTGGCCTCAACGAGATGCTGCGCCTGGCCGCGGCGATCGGCGCCAAGCCGGAAACGCTGATGGGCCTGGCGGGCCTGGGCGATCTGGTGCTGACCTGCACCGGCGACCTGTCGCGCAACCGCCGCCTGGGCCTGGCCCTGGGCCGTGGCCAGACGCTGCAGGATGCCGTGCGCGAAATCGGCCAGGTGGTCGAGTCGGTGCAGACCGCCGACGAAGTGATGCGACAGGCACGCCGTCATGGCATCGACCTGCCGATCTCGGACCGCGTGCGTGCCGTGCTGCACGGCGAGCAGACGCCTGAAGAAGGCCTGCGCGCGCTGCTGGCACGGGAACAGAAACCGGAGTATCCGGACACGCTGTTCAAGTGA
- a CDS encoding nuclear transport factor 2 family protein codes for MARTRLAVIFCSALLLASPAIAHDAEGAKPAQPLPDAALPAPLDRVLRDYEQAWRTGDARALAALFAENGFVLQSNQLPVRGRSAIEAAYAGQGGSPLRLRALAYAVEGNVGYIIGAYTYGNNVGDTGKFTLTLKRVGDGPWLIFSDMDNGNAPPRAR; via the coding sequence ATGGCCCGCACACGACTCGCCGTGATCTTCTGCAGTGCCCTGCTGCTGGCATCGCCGGCCATCGCCCACGATGCTGAAGGCGCGAAACCTGCACAGCCTCTTCCTGATGCGGCCCTGCCCGCGCCGCTGGACCGCGTGCTGCGCGACTACGAGCAGGCGTGGCGCACGGGCGATGCCAGGGCGCTGGCTGCGCTGTTCGCCGAGAATGGTTTTGTGCTGCAGAGCAACCAGCTACCGGTGCGCGGGCGCAGCGCGATCGAAGCCGCGTATGCCGGCCAGGGCGGCAGCCCATTGCGGCTGCGTGCGTTGGCGTACGCGGTGGAGGGGAACGTCGGCTACATCATCGGTGCCTACACCTACGGCAACAACGTGGGGGACACCGGCAAGTTCACGCTGACGCTGAAGCGCGTGGGCGACGGGCCGTGGTTGATCTTCTCGGACATGGACAACGGCAACGCACCGCCGCGGGCGCGGTGA
- a CDS encoding Ivy family c-type lysozyme inhibitor, which translates to MKIRITGMALTVALLAACGQAPAPDAAPTAPAPTTEAPAATATVVEQAPSIEDGVDPSVWDNEGEPEDPGAGGELTCADNPLATHFFTLVGGNTVDDCGRKDPKVLAAFNALMKNTAAAESADKEIPSLRERLLSGPSGPGELMVLQGEPWWFYTACQAHDCPGTALAMLYSPDQSKMVGRLTARCRIWWLGEPSDEQRALIEREQPVDKAMLKEEGESCE; encoded by the coding sequence ATGAAGATTCGAATCACAGGGATGGCACTGACGGTCGCACTGCTGGCCGCCTGCGGACAGGCACCAGCGCCGGATGCAGCACCGACCGCACCGGCACCAACCACCGAAGCACCTGCGGCCACGGCAACGGTGGTCGAGCAGGCGCCGTCCATCGAAGACGGCGTAGACCCTTCGGTGTGGGACAACGAAGGCGAACCGGAAGACCCGGGTGCTGGCGGAGAACTCACCTGTGCGGACAACCCGCTGGCGACGCATTTCTTCACCCTGGTGGGCGGTAACACCGTGGACGACTGCGGCCGCAAGGACCCGAAGGTGCTGGCCGCGTTCAACGCCCTGATGAAGAACACAGCCGCGGCCGAATCTGCTGACAAGGAGATTCCGTCGCTGCGCGAACGCCTGTTGAGCGGGCCCAGCGGGCCTGGCGAACTGATGGTGCTGCAGGGCGAGCCATGGTGGTTCTACACCGCCTGCCAGGCCCACGACTGCCCCGGCACCGCATTGGCGATGCTGTACTCGCCCGATCAGTCGAAGATGGTCGGCCGCCTTACCGCGCGCTGCAGAATCTGGTGGCTGGGTGAACCCAGCGACGAGCAGCGCGCGCTGATCGAGCGCGAGCAGCCGGTGGACAAAGCGATGCTGAAGGAAGAAGGCGAGTCCTGCGAGTAA
- a CDS encoding HipA domain-containing protein, whose product MSAPRIDLKDVITTTVLSGLHYPLPPRELQVSIDEAPVGRLTEAANLWRFTYAPEWLGSAHRFPLAPALPLQDTAILDGSSQRPVQWYFDNLLPEEQQRTLMATDARVDGADAFALLAAYGAESAGSLTLLPPGQRLPPGGRKPLPDAELSTRIQGLPRTSLAAGAAKRMSLAGAQHKLAIIETGGELYQPLGAEPSTHILKPDSTSSSYPHSVANEWFVMRLAQRMGLQVPKIERRYVPEPVFIIERFDREITADAIHRRHAIDACQLLNLDRQFKYTLGSIDTLKVIVEQCRSKLKTRVRLFDWLIFNALTGNNDAHLKNLSFLVDSRGIELAPHYDLLSTACYETRAYADEGARWPERSELSWPILGVARFHDLRFEHLVSAGEALGLGRPAATRQLRHQIDRITSEAQALYALVLQENQQWLTRFDIGPTLEGEVHFLRTLVHVIIADMVRQLSPA is encoded by the coding sequence ATGAGCGCCCCCCGTATCGATCTCAAGGACGTCATTACAACGACCGTCCTGTCTGGACTGCACTATCCGCTTCCACCACGCGAACTGCAGGTCAGCATCGACGAAGCGCCGGTGGGCCGCCTGACCGAAGCAGCAAACCTGTGGCGCTTCACCTATGCGCCGGAGTGGCTCGGCAGCGCACATCGGTTTCCACTGGCGCCTGCGTTGCCACTGCAAGACACCGCCATCCTCGATGGCTCCAGCCAACGCCCCGTGCAGTGGTACTTCGACAATCTGCTGCCGGAAGAGCAGCAACGCACGCTGATGGCAACCGATGCCAGGGTGGATGGCGCGGACGCGTTCGCATTGCTGGCCGCCTATGGCGCGGAATCGGCAGGCTCGTTGACGCTGCTGCCTCCAGGCCAGCGCCTGCCACCCGGCGGCAGAAAACCACTGCCCGATGCGGAACTCTCCACGCGTATCCAAGGCCTGCCACGCACGTCGCTTGCGGCGGGTGCCGCCAAGCGCATGTCACTGGCAGGTGCCCAGCACAAGCTGGCAATCATCGAGACAGGGGGAGAACTCTACCAACCTCTGGGCGCCGAGCCCTCGACCCACATCCTCAAGCCTGACAGCACCAGCAGCAGTTATCCCCACAGCGTGGCCAACGAGTGGTTCGTGATGCGCCTTGCACAGCGCATGGGGCTGCAGGTGCCGAAGATCGAGCGCCGCTACGTACCGGAGCCGGTCTTCATCATCGAGCGCTTTGATCGCGAAATCACCGCCGATGCCATCCATCGCCGTCATGCCATCGACGCCTGCCAGCTGCTCAACCTCGACCGGCAGTTCAAGTACACGCTCGGCAGCATCGACACCCTGAAGGTCATCGTCGAGCAATGCAGAAGCAAGCTCAAGACGCGCGTCCGCCTGTTCGACTGGTTGATCTTCAATGCACTCACCGGCAACAACGATGCGCACCTGAAGAACCTGAGCTTCCTGGTCGACAGCAGGGGCATCGAACTGGCCCCCCACTACGACCTGCTGTCCACCGCATGTTACGAGACCCGCGCGTATGCCGACGAGGGCGCACGTTGGCCAGAACGCTCGGAACTGTCGTGGCCCATTCTCGGTGTCGCGCGCTTCCACGACCTTCGTTTCGAGCATCTGGTTTCTGCCGGTGAAGCGCTGGGCCTGGGAAGGCCGGCTGCCACCCGGCAGCTGCGCCATCAGATCGACCGCATCACGAGCGAAGCCCAGGCGCTTTACGCGCTGGTGCTGCAGGAAAACCAGCAATGGTTGACCCGTTTCGACATCGGCCCAACCCTGGAAGGCGAAGTGCATTTCCTGAGAACACTGGTCCACGTGATCATCGCCGACATGGTGAGGCAGCTTTCACCGGCATGA
- a CDS encoding helix-turn-helix domain-containing protein has product MRAARKHQGLRQDATAEGIGVSENFLAKVERGGTTVQWGKLFTVLDELGLHVEIDVPDEAMALLAKRANWKVP; this is encoded by the coding sequence GTGAGAGCCGCCCGCAAGCATCAGGGACTGCGCCAGGATGCAACCGCCGAAGGCATCGGGGTCAGCGAGAATTTCCTGGCCAAGGTCGAACGCGGCGGTACCACGGTGCAATGGGGCAAGTTGTTCACCGTGCTTGACGAGCTGGGGCTGCATGTCGAAATCGACGTGCCGGACGAAGCGATGGCCCTGCTGGCCAAACGTGCCAACTGGAAGGTGCCATGA